Below is a window of Phoenix dactylifera cultivar Barhee BC4 chromosome 7, palm_55x_up_171113_PBpolish2nd_filt_p, whole genome shotgun sequence DNA.
GGCGAGAGTGTTGCTATAGAAGGAGAAGATTCTTGTGAAGCTATAGCTTCAATAGAAACTGCAACTGATGATTTTATCCAGAAGACCATAAGAGAAGAAGGCGGTAACTGCAATGTCATCACAGTGGCACACCGAATACCAGTCACTGATAGCGATTTGTTTCTGGTACTTGATGAAGGTTAATCACAGGAAACCAATAAATATAATGGAAATTTTCAAGTTAATCAACTGATGATTTTCTCAAATATTTCAACAAATTGCTAATCTTATAATGCAGGAAGAATTTTGAAGTTTGATTCTCCTGGGGTTCTTCCTAGAGATGAATCGTCAGCCTTCTCAAAGTTGGTGATGGAGTTCTTCAGCAGGTCAAGGTGTCATCATGACACAGAATTCACTTGAAACAGGTGGAGGATATCACAGAAAATATATACTTGCTGATATGCCAGATTCTGAAGTCATTCAGGTTTTTTTGGAAGCATAATTCCAGCACGAAAGACAGCAGAAAGTGTGATGAAAGACTCACATCAGCAGCAGCCACAATGACTAAAGATTATAGGATACATACCAGGATATACAGCAGCAGATATAGAAAAAACAAGAACGGATAATCAAAGATCAAGATGAAAGGTGATACAGGACAATGATTAAAAAAGAATTTATTGGATTACTTAATTCTTATGAAGAACATTCTATTTTATAACACAATTTTTATGTTCATATGAGCATTCATTGTTGATACAATTCATAGTAATGCAAATAGAAGTTGCAAGTCTGACAGCATTAATTTGGCTAAACGATCGAGTTCTGATAATGCATATTAGCAGGATCTTTATTATGATGCATGGAGGTGCATGATGTCATGACCAGTCTCAGAATTAAACCATCGGATGCCAGATCCAAGAACTACAGTAAGTCTTTCATATTTCTTCTAGAGAAAGACTATGATTCAAGGGAAAGGTACTGGTCAATATTTTAGCGCTTCACGTAATCTCAGCCCATGCCAAAATATTCTAAACGCTGTATCATAACTTTTCTTGGCCTCTTATCTGTGCATATTAAATTTGTTCATTTCCTAATTTTTCCTGAATTTTTATGATTGAAACACCAAAACTTGGAGCAAAACTGTCAAAACTGAAACTCCACTAGCCTAATTGATTCTGAAATCAAGTCTCAAACCTTGCAATCAACGAGGCACACTAAAAACAAATGTATAAAGTACAGAAATCAGGAAGATATCTTAATTTCTTAAGGTTGTGGCAGATTTGAACAAGTAGTTTGACACTAAGCAATACTTTTACATGTCTATGATTATTGCTCTATGTGAGAACTCAAACTATATCCATGATTATCGAGGGTTCTTCTCCTAGACATGTATCTTATTTTGTTGATGGTAAAATGGTTACTTAAGGTATCAACATAAAATCATCAACCTACCAAGCTGGAAATCCTTATGGGTCAAGCCAAGTCGAATCAAACAAATTGCAAGCACAAGTCAGCATGGAATAACTGCTGAAATCTCAAATGTGGTCCAAAGATTAGTGATTCAAACAAAATTATACGAATCAAGATAATGAAAACTAACACCCACCATGCTTACACTTATGTTGTGGTAGAAATCATGACTTTTCCACGTTATATGTAACCAAAGAAATATAATTTCCAATGAGATATAAATCTCAAACAAATAGTAACCAAAAGCAACGAATGGGGACATATAAATACTCAAAGTTAATTATATGTCATAATAAAACTTGATCCAGAAAAGAGACAACTCCAACGACAACTCTACCCGACAAACGTTATAGAGATCATACAGAACTCCAGTTGCAGGCATAATTGCCCTATCAACAAAACAAGTTCTACTCCAATGCAACAACATGATTAAATTAAAACATTATTATTTCTGAGCTTTCCAAAATGTTCTCTCAGTTTGGATTTGAAAAGAACTTGTTAACAGAGGGCATGATCTCAGGGGATTTGTTGCGGATAAATTTTCGGAGGCCATGCTCTGCATATTTCTCTCCCTCTGCAAAATTATCAAGCACTCCTGCAGCTCTGTTCTGTTTGGTAACCCTGTCAACAAAATTAATATAGTATTGTTATTCTATcatatgctcttttttttttaccttcagttatgttaaaatcaccacttgtcccaaaagagcagaggtcctgagttcgaccctgtctccgcactctttaaccctattattaaaaaatttcacatgttgagctcacccattaaAGGAAAGTCCGGCCCACATGTGAAGAGGAgtctaagaaaatataaaatatataaataaatctaccttatcctatcagcttaagcatttaggacaagtggtgattttaacaagttatgctctaaaaatacaagaaggtgaTTGATTTTTTATTAGAAAGATCAGAAGTGTTAAAATTCAACAAGCTGTAGATGCTATTCCCTTGCTCCCATCTACTGTACACTAGTGTGATAGCACAACCTAACACAGTCAAGCTAGATCTGAAAACCAAGCAACTGATTAATTTAGCAACGTCAGATACCTGTTTATAAAAAATGTGTTAaatttaaagcaaaaaaaaaaaatgtgttaaatCAAGCCTTGGAAATGTCCGAGGGAATGAATCAGTTATTTTACTTATTTCTAGAAGTTGAGATTGTGAATGTGTTCTGAAAAGTCATCTGTCGATTCTCTCATTTGAAGTACATGAGTACAGTTATGCAGGCCAACAGTGCACTCTCAAATTTTCCAATAGGCATATAAAcaacttatatacttgatcaATGTCGTGTTGCAAAGGTGAATTCGGCCGGAAGGAAGTTACCAATTCAAGATACCTGGATTCCTCTGTCCAAAGGTGAAACCAGCATTCCCTACATGTGGACATGGTAACCACATGATGTTTCTGGGTCTAAAAGTGAAAATTGCTCATCTGGGCTTACAAAATCATGTTACTGTGTTAGAATGCCCTCAAACTCGCATAAGCAGTTTTCCTTCTTAAATCTATACATCTTTACTCACAAAGAACTTCTCCACTTCCCAATAACCTGACCAAACTTCTATCAGGAAACTCAGAGCAAAATAAATTAATCTTAACCAGGAGAGATTCTTGGAAGCTCATAGCCTATGCCAAAGGACATCAGTTAAATTTGAAAGAAAAGGACattgttaaaaaaaagagaatgaaaTAATTGAGACTTAAGCATTTGTGCCTTTGAGAAGTGCAACAGATTAACCATAAAGGAAGCCAATACAATAGAAATGAGTAAGAGCATTTTTATTCAAGTAGGTAAGGCATCAAGACTAGGATTCTTAATCCAGGCCTCTTGCTTCATCCATTAGTATGGATACTAATCCAGGGGCTAGAAACAAATATGGAGAATGAAAGCATACCTCACTTCAGGATTGGTGGTGATGTTACGTACAAGCTGCATGCCACAGATACCAACAGCAACACCAACCGCAGCAAAGAGTGGATATACCTACAGATTCAAACATGAGAATAACATGAGACCTCATCCTCCAAGTAGAAAAATGATTAGTCCAATGGcactttcatatttttgttaGCATGCATGGAATAGTAGGCATGCTGAACATTTTCCACTTTTTTCGATTATATTAGCATTGCTGAAGACAAACATGAAGTTGGTGATATTTCAGAACCTTTGAAGTTTCCTTGTCAGTAGTATTATCCAGCACCAATGGATTCGTCTATTTCTGTGCACGTGTGTTCCCATACATATGCATGCACATACAGGCACACTTGCACTCATGTCTGCACATGCACATAAACATGTGCATGCACACATGTATTTCATGAGGTGATGAGCAATGTAAACATCAAATCAACCAGCACTGCTTCTGAAACAGAATTCCAAGCACAGAAACTTAAATCCAAGTCTTGGTTTGTGAGTCCAATGTCGCGAAACTAGAGGATCAAACATTGGCTAACAATGCAGCATGTCATAATGGCATGGCCTGAAACATATGGAGATGATGTGGCTGGTCAAACTAAGGGTGTGAATACCATACTAATACATTTTTCTTCATGGTGCACTACTAGGCTAAGACAATAGAGGAAAAGCAGTTgttaatttaaatattaaaattgcaaaaaataagattttcagGATTCTCAAACAGCATTAAGTAGGCCCTTCACATGTATTTACATAAAGAAAGGTATAACATGATTTGTGATCTGAAGGCACGTGTTTCAAACTCGCTGCAAGTCAACAATACAGATAACAATGGGCACTATAAGAGTTGGAGTGCAATGGTTCATCATGACATGGCCCAAAAGAACCATCTACAAAGTATGTGTGATGACCTACAAGTGAGGAAATACCAAAGTAGTACATATGTGAAAGAACAATTTTAACGATTGCGCAATCCCTGACATCTTGTAACACATCGCAATAAAAAAGGAAACAATATTAATATAGGAGGCAGCTAAAAGTAATCTGGTTCAGACAAAAGAACAAATAGTTGGTGATCGATAACAATGATCACCTCAGGCTTCAACCATCTGCTTGTGGTGGAAGAAGCCATTGGAGCTGCAGGTGATGGCGGACAGGGGAGAACAGCCAAAATGCAGAGAAGAGAAACCTTGTCTCTTTTCCTTCCTCCTCTCATCTTCATCAGCCTTTTTATATATGGACACAAGAGGGTGTCTGACCCAAATTTGGTTGCTCGGGAAATGGTCAGAATAACTACCCAACGGTTTCATGATGGtcgtcaattttttttttttttagttcaaATGCGAAGGA
It encodes the following:
- the LOC103715180 gene encoding uncharacterized protein LOC103715180, with amino-acid sequence MKMRGGRKRDKVSLLCILAVLPCPPSPAAPMASSTTSRWLKPEVYPLFAAVGVAVGICGMQLVRNITTNPEVRVTKQNRAAGVLDNFAEGEKYAEHGLRKFIRNKSPEIMPSVNKFFSNPN